Proteins found in one Phalacrocorax carbo chromosome 14, bPhaCar2.1, whole genome shotgun sequence genomic segment:
- the LOC104044279 gene encoding protein FAM83D — protein sequence MANASQCLEEGAGRWPPRPPGPYSEAQRLALEELVAGGPEALRAFLRREQLPPFLSEPEVQAIARGALPPAAAPEPAGEPSLGASPDASSLTYFPERSDLEPPALELGWPGFASGAFRGLTRVEAHFQPGCGESLYGCKEAVRRQIRSARQVIALVMDSFTDIDIFGDLQDAYKNRKVPVYILLDQDFLPHFLEMCKNLGVCPEQESMMRVRTLTGNTYYMRSGAKIVGKVHEKFMLIDGIRVTTGSYSFTWSDGKLNSSNLLLLSGQVVEHFDLQFRILYAQSMPISPKWLSSCRNSGIFDHLVNRIESPKEYTVEDHLRAEFARLASTPKKLLKELDQAEDTPGGKPCNLGHSCLSEEEWFRDQEAILERRSTSTQTGPWEEKPAVTTCNAATQTSAVTAETGTQTSVTPRTTGTQTSVLLKTVVTQTKEDEYTETPLLHRKLSKEGSSLLGKAVSSSSLRSLSSSSSQCSLASSTSSLSSLRSFEYSSSHRAGYFQKLHKERQFHYSTIRSKLSHMVDILSRRGRVPENYMTQYTGRCNLKQRRDISASLRSLRDVSLFSLNK from the exons ATGGCCAACGCCTCGCAGTGCCTGGAGGAGGGCGCCGGGCGCtggccgccgcggccgcccgggcCCTACAGCGAGGCGCAGCGGCTGGcgctggaggagctggtggcGGGCGGCCCCGAGGCGCTGCGGGCCTTCCTGCGGCGGGAGCAGCTGCCGCCGTTCCTCTCGGAGCCCGAGGTGCAGGCCATCGCGCGGGgcgccctgccgcccgccgcggccccggaGCCGGCGGGCGAGCCCTCGCTCGGCGCCTCGCCCGACGCCTCCTCGCTCACCTACTTCCCCGAGCGCTCGGACCTGGAGCCGCCGgcgctggagctgggctggccGGGCTTCGCCAGCGGCGCCTTCCGCGGGCTGACGCGGGTGGAGGCGCACTTCCAGCCGGGCTGCGGGGAGAGCCTCTACGGCTGCAAGGAGGCGGTGCGGCGGCAGATCCGCTCCGCCCGGCAG GTGATTGCACTTGTGATGGATTCCTTCACAGATATTGATATCTTCGGCGACCTTCAGGATGCCTATAAGAACCGCAAAGTCCCTGTCTATATCCTTCTTGACCAGGACTTTCTACCCCATTTCTTGGAAATGTGCAAGAACTTAGGAGTTTGTCCTGAGCAGGAAAGT atGATGAGAGTTCGAACTCTCACGGGGAACACGTACTACATGAGGTCGGGTGCCAAAATTGTTGGGAAAGTCCATGAGAAGTTCATGTTAATTGATGGCATTAGAGTGACAACCGGCTCCTACAG TTTCACGTGGTCCGATGGGAAGCTGAACAGCAGTAACTTGCTGCTATTGTCAGGTCAAGTGGTTGAACATTTTGACCTCCAGTTCAGGATTCTTTATGCCCAGTCGATGCCCATCAGCCCTAAGTGGCTGTCCAGCTGCAGGAACAGTGGGATATTTGATCACCTGGTGAACAGAATAGAGTCCCCTAAAGAATATACAGTAGAAGACCACCTGAGAGCAGAATTTGCCAGATTGGCTAGTACTCCAAAGAAATTGTTGAAAGAACTAGATCAGGCTGAAGATACTCCTGGAGGCAAACCTTGTAACCTGGGGCATTCTTGCCTCTCTGAAGAGGAGTGGTTCAGAGATCAAGAGGCCATACTGGAACGGAGAAGCACATCGACTCAAACTGGTCCATGGGAAGAGAAGCCCGCAGTGACCACGTGTAACGCTGCCACGCAGACCAGCGCTGTGACGGCAGAAACCGGCACTCAGACTTCCGTCACTCCTAGAACGACGGGCACTCAGACATCAGTTTTGCTGAAGACTGTGGTGACACAGACGAAGGAAGATGAGTACACAGAAACACCCCTGCTTCACCGAAAGCTGTCAAAAGAAGGATCTTCTCTGTTGGGAAAGGCTGTATCGAGTTCTAGTCTGCGATCGCTGTCTTCGTCATCGTCCCAGTGCTCTCTTGCAAGCTCTACCAGCTCACTATCTTCTCTCCGGTCCTTTGAATATTCTAGCAGTCACAGGGCAGGATATTTCCAAAAACTGCATAAAGAGAGGCAATTCCACTACTCCACTATCAGGTCGAAGCTTAGCCACATGGTGGATATCCTGTCCCGGAGGGGACGTGTACCTGAAAACTACATGACCCAATACACCGGAAGATGCAATCTAAAACAGAGGCGTGACATCAGTGCCAGCCTGCGCAGCCTCCGGGACGTTTCACTCTTTTCTCTGAATAAATGA
- the LOC104040780 gene encoding protein FAM83D-B produces MANASQCLEEGAGRWPPRPPGPYSEAQRLALEELVAGGPEALRAFLRREQLPPFLSEPEVQAIARGALPPAAAPEPAGEPSLGASPDASSLTYFPERSDLEPPALELGWPGFASGAFRGLTRVEAHFQPGCGESLYGCKEAVRRQIRSARQMIALVMDSFTDTDIFKDLLEACSQRQVKAYILLDQSSFPHFLKMCRDLGVDLEQEKLIRIRNITGNTYCTRSGAKIVGKVREKFMLIDGIRVTTGSYSFTWTDGKLNSSNILILSGPAVAHFDLEFRILYARSKPINLKELSSCNKKNKVLDQLVRITVASRDLTRDNFLRMEFLYLRAFVGNLKRKRSWLHASREAVYVSNNAMHASPPLTKRNGSLVMRPPWIIER; encoded by the exons ATGGCCAACGCCTCGCAGTGCCTGGAGGAGGGCGCCGGGCGCtggccgccgcggccgcccgggcCCTACAGCGAGGCGCAGCGGCTGGcgctggaggagctggtggcGGGCGGCCCCGAGGCGCTGCGGGCCTTCCTGCGGCGGGAGCAGCTGCCGCCGTTCCTCTCGGAGCCCGAGGTGCAGGCCATCGCGCGGGgcgccctgccgcccgccgcggccccggaGCCGGCGGGCGAGCCCTCGCTCGGCGCCTCGCCCGACGCCTCCTCGCTCACCTACTTCCCCGAGCGCTCGGACCTGGAGCCGCCGgcgctggagctgggctggccGGGCTTCGCCAGCGGCGCCTTCCGCGGGCTGACGCGGGTGGAGGCGCACTTCCAGCCGGGCTGCGGGGAGAGCCTCTACGGCTGCAAGGAGGCGGTGCGGCGGCAGATCCGCTCCGCCCGGCAG ATGATTGCCCTGGTTATGGATTCCTTCACAGATACCGATATCTTCAAAGACCTCTTGGAAGCTTGTAGCCAGCGGCAAGTTAAAGCATATATCCTTCTAGATCAGTCTTCATTTCCCCACTTTCTAAAAATGTGCAGGGATCTGGGAGTTGACCTGGAACAGGAAAAG TTGATCAGAATTCGGAATATCACAGGGAACACGTACTGCACGAGGTCAGGTGCCAAAATTGTTGGGAAAGTCCGTGAAAAGTTCATGTTAATTGATGGCATTAGAGTGACAACAGGCTCCTACAG TTTTACATGGACAGATGGGAAGCTGAACAGCAGCAACATCTTGATCCTCTCAGGCCCTGCAGTTGCACACTTTGACCTGGAATTTCGGATTCTTTATGCCCGGTCAAAGCCCATCAACCTCAAAGAGTTATCCAGCTGCAACAAGAAGAATAAGGTGTTGGACCAGCTGGTCAGGATAACAGTAGCTTCCAGAGACTTGACCAGGGACAACTTCCTGAGAATGGAGTTTTTGTATCTTAGAGCGTTTGTAGGAAATCTAAAAAGGAAGCGAAGCTGGCTGCATGCCTCAAGGGAGGCAGTCTACGTGTCCAATAATGCAATGCATGCCTCGCCTCCACTGACTAAGAGGAATGGCTCTCTAGTTATGAGGCCACCATGGATCATAGAGAGATGA